One window of Candidatus Chlorobium masyuteum genomic DNA carries:
- a CDS encoding exo-beta-N-acetylmuramidase NamZ family protein — MTEETLHPAACSYCAQKVLRLISLCTFALLFLFLPLSLRAEILRCGIDRLEASAFKELSGMRVALITNVAGVNRNGEADYLLMLRSGVNLKFLMAPEHGFSADIEAGRMIANTVVANALPVYSLYGATKKPDPSQLKELDILVFDLQDVGSRCYTYISTMKSAMEACEEAGIAFMVLDRPNPVIPLHQEGFMVEKGYDSFVGAVNIPFIHAMTVGEIALLLKEQRFKKLDLRVITMQGYSRDRFGDEYQGFRFVTPSPNIRNVNTALLYPATVFLEATTISEGRGTDAPFLQFGAPFINSSELALALNAYRLAGVTVHPVTFTPRSNKYQGELCHGLKLSLTDRKRFRPFRTAAALLLELERLYPGRVVKEGRFFDLLAGTPRFREMITRQMPLEKIMEESSRQIEQFNRTTPAPSYLYR, encoded by the coding sequence ATGACTGAAGAGACTCTTCATCCTGCGGCTTGCAGCTATTGTGCACAAAAGGTTCTGCGGCTCATCTCGCTCTGTACGTTTGCGCTCCTCTTCCTTTTTTTGCCGCTTTCACTCCGTGCAGAGATCCTGCGCTGCGGCATTGACCGGCTTGAAGCATCAGCATTCAAGGAGCTTTCAGGTATGAGGGTTGCTCTTATTACCAACGTGGCAGGTGTGAACCGCAACGGGGAGGCTGACTACCTTCTCATGCTCCGCAGTGGCGTCAACCTGAAGTTTCTTATGGCCCCTGAGCACGGTTTTTCAGCCGATATCGAAGCAGGCCGGATGATAGCAAATACCGTTGTAGCCAATGCACTTCCGGTCTATTCGCTTTACGGTGCCACAAAAAAACCTGATCCGTCACAGTTGAAGGAGTTGGATATTCTTGTTTTTGATCTTCAGGATGTCGGCTCGCGCTGTTATACCTATATCTCAACCATGAAGAGTGCCATGGAGGCGTGTGAGGAGGCCGGTATAGCGTTCATGGTACTTGATCGCCCCAATCCGGTTATCCCTCTTCATCAGGAGGGATTTATGGTGGAAAAAGGGTATGACTCCTTTGTCGGTGCCGTCAATATTCCCTTTATTCACGCCATGACGGTCGGAGAGATTGCCCTTTTGCTGAAGGAGCAGCGGTTTAAAAAACTTGACCTGCGGGTGATCACGATGCAGGGGTATAGCCGGGATCGGTTTGGTGATGAGTATCAGGGATTCAGATTTGTAACGCCTTCACCAAATATCCGAAACGTCAACACGGCACTGCTCTATCCTGCAACAGTCTTTCTTGAAGCAACAACAATAAGCGAGGGACGCGGAACCGATGCGCCTTTTTTGCAGTTCGGAGCCCCCTTTATCAACAGCAGTGAGCTGGCTCTGGCTCTCAATGCATACCGGTTGGCCGGGGTTACTGTTCATCCTGTCACGTTCACTCCCCGCTCAAACAAGTATCAGGGAGAGCTTTGCCATGGATTGAAACTCTCCCTTACCGACAGGAAACGCTTTCGTCCATTCAGAACCGCCGCCGCTCTTCTGCTTGAGCTTGAGCGTCTCTATCCCGGAAGGGTTGTCAAGGAGGGCAGATTTTTTGACCTGCTTGCCGGTACGCCCCGTTTCAGGGAGATGATCACAAGGCAGATGCCGCTTGAAAAAATCATGGAAGAGAGCTCTCGGCAGATCGAACAGTTCAACCGGACCACCCCCGCACCATCATATCTTTATCGCTGA
- the cfa gene encoding cyclopropane fatty acyl phospholipid synthase translates to MVDTFFKRELERLFGSADILIGGNRPWDVQIHNASVYRRVITEGSLGLGESYMDGQWECDDLEAFFFRLLSSRVDEKVVTVADKINKYIGKILNLQCPSRAFAVGETHYNTGNDLFKAMLDNRMIYSCGYWKETTSLDEAQKNKLRLVFDKLQLQPGMKLLDIGCGWGGAARYAAEHYDVSVTALTVSSEQAKIAREQCAGMPVNIELMDYRDLHGSFDRVYSIGMFEHVGYKNYRHYFEIVNRCLKRDGLTLLHTIGSNQPCTNGDPWSCKYIFPNSMLPSASQISESYEGLFMLEDWHVFTHDYALTLKAWYEKFEQSWPELQSGYSERFHRMWRYYLLSFAGAFRARSIQLWQVLLSKQGLQGRTAIPR, encoded by the coding sequence ATGGTTGACACCTTCTTCAAAAGAGAGCTTGAACGGCTGTTCGGCTCTGCCGATATCCTCATCGGGGGTAATCGGCCCTGGGATGTTCAGATACATAACGCGAGTGTCTACCGTCGGGTCATCACCGAAGGAAGCCTGGGGCTTGGCGAGTCCTATATGGATGGTCAGTGGGAGTGCGATGACCTCGAAGCGTTTTTTTTCAGGCTGCTCTCTTCGAGAGTGGATGAAAAAGTGGTTACCGTGGCTGACAAGATCAATAAATATATCGGTAAAATCCTCAACCTCCAGTGTCCTTCCCGGGCATTTGCTGTGGGTGAGACCCATTACAATACCGGTAACGACCTGTTTAAGGCCATGCTCGATAATCGGATGATTTACAGTTGCGGTTACTGGAAAGAGACCACCAGCCTTGACGAGGCTCAAAAAAACAAACTCCGTCTGGTGTTCGACAAACTGCAACTTCAGCCCGGTATGAAACTGCTTGATATCGGGTGCGGTTGGGGTGGTGCTGCCCGCTATGCTGCAGAGCACTACGATGTATCCGTAACGGCGCTGACTGTTTCAAGCGAACAGGCTAAAATCGCCAGGGAACAATGTGCCGGAATGCCGGTCAACATAGAGCTGATGGACTATCGTGATCTTCATGGTTCTTTTGACCGGGTATACTCTATCGGCATGTTTGAGCATGTGGGGTATAAAAACTATCGCCACTATTTCGAAATCGTCAACCGGTGCCTGAAACGGGACGGTTTGACCCTGCTGCACACCATCGGCAGCAATCAGCCATGCACCAATGGTGATCCATGGAGCTGCAAGTATATTTTTCCGAACTCCATGCTCCCTTCTGCAAGCCAGATCTCGGAAAGCTATGAAGGGCTTTTCATGCTCGAAGACTGGCATGTTTTTACCCATGATTACGCGCTGACGCTCAAGGCCTGGTATGAAAAGTTTGAACAGTCATGGCCTGAACTGCAATCAGGATACAGTGAACGGTTTCACCGCATGTGGCGCTACTACCTTCTGAGTTTTGCCGGAGCCTTCCGGGCCCGTTCCATTCAGCTCTGGCAGGTACTGCTCTCCAAACAGGGACTGCAGGGACGGACAGCCATTCCGAGATAG
- the cfa gene encoding cyclopropane fatty acyl phospholipid synthase, which yields MGSNFFKHRLSDLLSSAGITVNGSAPWDITVHDDRFYRRVLSEAHLGAGESYMDGWWDSPALDEFFYRILRAGVEKQLSGLPRLLNGVLGKVINLQNPARAYTVGETHYNIGNDLYSMMLDRQMIYSCAYWKEALTLDDAQEKKLHLVCEKLMLKPGMKVLDIGCGWGGAARFAAENYGVTVTGITISSEQAKLARELCRGVPVEIKLSDYRDISGSYDRIYSIGMFEHVGHKNYRNYFQIVRNHLAHDGLFLLHTIGSNRSGTNTDPWTSKYIFPNSMLPSASHLTAAAEGALIVEDWHSFGHDYYRTLKAWHSNIEDNWAALSLGYDERFHRMWRYYLLSAAGSFRARHVQLWQLLYSKNGIEEEFRVPR from the coding sequence ATGGGCAGTAATTTTTTCAAACACCGTCTTTCAGATCTTCTTTCTTCGGCAGGCATTACCGTCAACGGCAGTGCCCCATGGGATATTACGGTTCATGACGACCGCTTTTATCGGCGTGTCCTCTCGGAAGCACATCTTGGAGCCGGTGAGTCCTATATGGATGGCTGGTGGGACTCTCCCGCTCTTGATGAGTTTTTTTACCGCATCCTCAGGGCCGGAGTTGAAAAACAGCTTTCCGGCCTTCCCCGTCTGCTCAATGGAGTGCTTGGCAAAGTCATCAACCTTCAGAATCCAGCAAGAGCATATACTGTCGGCGAAACCCATTACAATATCGGTAACGACCTTTATTCGATGATGCTCGACCGGCAGATGATCTACAGTTGCGCATATTGGAAAGAGGCCTTGACTCTTGACGATGCGCAGGAGAAGAAGCTGCATCTGGTTTGCGAAAAACTGATGCTGAAACCCGGAATGAAGGTGCTTGATATAGGGTGTGGATGGGGAGGGGCTGCACGCTTTGCTGCGGAAAACTATGGAGTTACGGTAACCGGCATTACCATTTCAAGCGAGCAGGCTAAACTGGCAAGGGAGCTCTGCCGGGGAGTCCCTGTTGAGATAAAGCTCTCTGATTACCGGGATATCAGCGGAAGCTATGACCGGATCTACTCCATCGGCATGTTTGAGCATGTCGGTCACAAGAATTACCGCAACTACTTTCAGATTGTCCGCAACCATCTTGCTCATGACGGACTCTTTCTCCTGCACACCATCGGAAGCAACCGTTCAGGAACAAATACCGATCCATGGACCAGTAAATACATTTTCCCCAACTCCATGCTCCCTTCAGCCAGCCATTTGACCGCTGCAGCCGAAGGAGCGCTTATAGTTGAAGATTGGCACTCTTTCGGCCATGACTACTATCGCACCCTCAAGGCCTGGCACTCGAATATTGAAGATAACTGGGCAGCGCTTTCACTTGGGTATGATGAGCGTTTCCATCGCATGTGGCGCTACTATCTGCTCAGTGCCGCAGGCTCCTTCAGGGCACGCCATGTACAGTTGTGGCAACTGCTCTATTCAAAGAACGGAATTGAAGAGGAGTTCCGGGTTCCGAGATAG
- a CDS encoding STAS domain-containing protein, whose translation MKHSISTRKELTILKIEEDVFDFRHGSAFKEIIDSLVIHENSKNLIIDFSLVKAIDSCGISSMLLAHQLANQSHGLAIFVSLCQQIKDLLKLTNLDKQLYIFSSINEVMTLIEPAMKGKRGPRGKAATPAYEAVDELCEELDLIAEHDLHDDTLDDTLVDPDEITGQAELSDPPAVKDSGIKKRGRPKKS comes from the coding sequence ATGAAACACTCAATTTCAACCCGCAAAGAGTTAACTATCCTGAAAATTGAGGAAGATGTATTCGATTTTCGTCATGGCAGTGCATTCAAAGAGATCATTGACAGCCTTGTTATTCATGAGAACAGCAAAAATCTTATCATTGATTTCTCTCTTGTGAAAGCTATTGATTCATGCGGCATAAGCTCAATGCTGCTTGCCCATCAACTGGCCAATCAATCACACGGTCTGGCTATTTTCGTCTCTCTGTGTCAGCAGATCAAAGACCTCCTCAAGCTGACAAATCTCGATAAACAGCTCTATATCTTTTCATCAATCAATGAGGTAATGACCCTTATTGAACCTGCGATGAAGGGCAAGCGTGGCCCAAGGGGTAAAGCTGCAACTCCTGCCTACGAAGCAGTCGATGAACTGTGTGAAGAGCTTGATCTTATTGCTGAGCATGACCTGCATGATGATACTCTCGATGATACGCTTGTCGATCCTGACGAGATAACGGGTCAGGCTGAGCTTTCGGATCCTCCCGCTGTTAAGGATTCAGGAATAAAAAAGAGAGGCCGCCCTAAAAAATCCTGA
- the miaA gene encoding tRNA (adenosine(37)-N6)-dimethylallyltransferase MiaA yields the protein MPSEATEQSVIVILGPTASGKSALALSVARKIGAEIISADSRQIYRELDIGSAKPSRDVLREVKHHFIDEKSIGEPFTAGDFAAEAVQRIQDIHKRGKEAIVAGGSTLYLEGLLEGFADLPAADPVIRQRLMEEMQREGKEALFERLRQLDPEQAATLDATKSQRLIRSLEIIEITGRPVTALQAENNKRQPSISYTSVALSMPRERLYERINRRTDEMIEAGLCNEAEMLYHRYHELLECGKTSALQSVGYQELFQYFQGKIALPAAITLIKQHSRNYAKRQLTFFKNRLNVNWITAPESNDELEVLANRLSGTL from the coding sequence ATGCCTTCAGAAGCCACAGAACAATCTGTCATTGTTATTCTCGGACCAACGGCTTCCGGTAAATCCGCGCTGGCCCTTTCTGTGGCAAGGAAAATCGGTGCAGAGATCATCTCGGCTGATTCACGCCAGATCTATCGTGAACTCGATATAGGATCAGCAAAGCCTTCCCGGGATGTACTTCGGGAGGTAAAACATCATTTTATTGACGAAAAGAGTATTGGAGAGCCCTTCACTGCCGGTGATTTTGCCGCTGAAGCTGTTCAGCGTATACAGGATATTCACAAGCGAGGTAAAGAGGCGATTGTTGCCGGTGGTTCGACGCTCTATCTGGAAGGGTTGCTTGAAGGGTTTGCAGACCTCCCTGCTGCTGATCCTGTAATCAGGCAAAGACTTATGGAGGAAATGCAGAGAGAGGGCAAAGAGGCTCTTTTTGAGCGGTTGCGACAGCTTGACCCCGAACAGGCCGCAACTCTTGATGCAACCAAGAGCCAGAGGCTCATCCGCAGCCTGGAGATAATTGAAATCACAGGCAGGCCTGTTACAGCATTACAGGCGGAGAACAACAAGCGTCAACCCTCAATCAGCTATACTTCCGTCGCCCTTTCCATGCCACGGGAACGGCTCTATGAGCGAATAAACCGCCGGACTGATGAGATGATTGAAGCAGGCCTTTGCAATGAGGCTGAAATGCTCTATCATAGGTATCACGAATTGCTTGAGTGCGGCAAAACATCTGCACTGCAATCGGTGGGATATCAGGAACTTTTTCAATACTTTCAGGGGAAGATTGCATTGCCTGCCGCAATCACGCTCATAAAGCAGCACAGTCGTAATTATGCAAAACGGCAGTTGACTTTTTTTAAAAATAGGCTTAACGTTAACTGGATAACTGCTCCAGAGAGTAATGATGAGCTTGAGGTTCTTGCCAACCGGCTGTCAGGAACACTATAA
- a CDS encoding transposase, translated as MPRGARLDAPGTLHHVMVRGIERKRIVIDDDDRHEFVTRIGLHAIATGTKIYAWSLLNNHAHILLKSSESGLSFFMRKLLTGYAIWFNRRHKRHGYLFQNRYKSIICEEEVYFLKLVSYIHLNPFRAGLVNSIDEMNSYPWSGHAVVMNRIKNIWQDRDTVLRYFSLKESLALQAYQEYIMEQSSLGKQPHLTGGGLVRSVGGWSEVLSLKQRGEKQFSDERILGRGPFVKEILDEAEENIKARVPVSSSNDDAMELLQNRCDAAGILLQVLQAGSKQRKITQVRKELAVLLVKEMGMSYADAAKLLGISASAVNQIFRRPGNKVQ; from the coding sequence ATGCCACGAGGAGCAAGACTTGATGCGCCAGGCACCCTGCATCATGTAATGGTAAGGGGAATTGAGAGAAAACGGATTGTGATTGATGATGATGATCGTCATGAATTTGTGACACGCATAGGCCTGCATGCCATTGCCACAGGCACAAAAATATATGCATGGTCGTTGCTGAACAACCATGCTCATATTTTATTGAAAAGCAGTGAATCGGGGTTATCATTTTTTATGAGGAAGCTTCTGACCGGTTATGCAATATGGTTTAACCGTCGTCATAAGAGGCACGGATATTTATTTCAGAACCGTTATAAATCTATAATCTGTGAGGAAGAGGTCTACTTTCTCAAACTGGTCAGCTATATCCATCTTAACCCGTTCAGAGCCGGTTTGGTTAACTCTATCGATGAAATGAACAGCTATCCCTGGAGTGGTCATGCAGTTGTTATGAATCGAATAAAAAATATATGGCAGGATCGTGATACGGTGCTGCGATATTTCAGCCTGAAAGAAAGTTTGGCTCTACAAGCTTATCAGGAATATATCATGGAACAAAGTAGCTTGGGCAAGCAACCTCATCTGACGGGAGGCGGTCTGGTTCGCTCTGTTGGCGGATGGTCGGAAGTGCTTTCGCTGAAACAACGGGGAGAAAAACAGTTCAGCGATGAGCGGATCCTTGGACGCGGGCCGTTTGTAAAGGAGATACTTGATGAGGCGGAAGAGAATATTAAAGCTCGGGTGCCGGTCTCATCAAGCAATGATGATGCAATGGAATTATTGCAGAACAGATGTGATGCGGCTGGTATTTTATTACAAGTTTTACAGGCGGGGAGCAAACAGCGAAAGATTACACAAGTGAGAAAAGAGCTTGCTGTTCTGTTAGTAAAGGAAATGGGGATGTCCTATGCCGATGCTGCAAAACTGCTGGGAATTTCAGCATCGGCAGTGAATCAGATATTCAGGCGTCCGGGTAATAAAGTACAGTAA
- a CDS encoding chemotaxis protein CheB yields MKKQSSARQKEIKHSEIVLKETSPIPFPVIGLGSSAGGLEALELFMKNVPDSSGMAFVIVQHLDPTHKGIMAELLQRVTPMPVMQVTDQLIIKPDHIYLIPPNKNMTILHGVLHLLDMIKPRGLRLPIDFFFRSMADDLHQHSIGVILSGMGSDGSFGLRAIKEKGGAAFVQDPASAKFDGMPRSAIDQGLADVIAPAEMLPEKIITYLKHAQINVHQTNSLEDSSLSALAKVIILLRSQTGHDFSLYKKNTIYRRIERRMSIHQIEKISSYVKYLQENPHEIELLFKELLIGVTNFFRDPSAWEVLEKRAIPSLIATRPSGALLRAWVAGCSTGEEAYTLAILFREVIDTIKPAGNFKLQIFATDLDKDAIDKARAGVYPSNIVADLTAERIKRYFEKDDHGYKIKREIRETIVFAPHNVIMDPPFTKIDIFICRNLLIYLEQELQKKLLPLFHYCLNSGGILFLGSAETIGANSDLFETVDGKARIFRHIHQHRRTVPIDFPSSLSLFPPPARDITPVQHLTATSELNLKAVTDQLLLDNYTPAAVLTNENGDIIYISGHTGKYLEPAAGKANLNVFAMARDGIRYDLNILFGHALHQKGEITKKGLTVGTNGGTQIVDLSVQLLEQPETLSGLVMIVFTDSTKAVSGTASGEAFAEYSEDSRIALLENELQEAKDEILSIREQMQTSQEELKSTNEEMQSANEELQSTNEELNTSKEEMQSLNEELQTVNHELQSKVSDFTQTNNDMKNLLNSTDIATLFLDDELNIRRFTNRTATIIKLIPADIGRAITDIATDLYYPTLESDAREVLHSLVMSEKNVPASNERWFKVKIMPYRTLDNRIDGLVITFNDISISMRLEEQLQETESSFRFLIDTMQVGALIHDALGTVIMINREAHRIFGVSNEEIKGKVLDQLPLKFVRSDGTDFPLDQRPSHVALQTGKPVRDVVVGIMGHSDNKFRWIKASCFPRIRKTGEKPDMIYTTFLEIAEPAKPVTE; encoded by the coding sequence ATGAAAAAACAGTCCTCAGCAAGGCAAAAAGAAATTAAGCACAGTGAAATAGTGCTCAAAGAGACATCACCTATACCATTTCCTGTGATCGGTCTTGGATCTTCTGCCGGAGGACTCGAAGCGCTTGAACTGTTTATGAAAAATGTTCCGGACTCTTCTGGGATGGCTTTTGTGATTGTTCAGCATCTTGACCCTACCCATAAGGGAATTATGGCGGAACTGCTGCAGCGTGTCACACCGATGCCGGTTATGCAAGTTACTGACCAACTTATAATCAAGCCTGATCACATCTATCTCATTCCCCCAAACAAGAATATGACGATATTGCACGGAGTTCTGCATCTTCTTGATATGATAAAACCAAGAGGGTTGCGACTGCCGATTGACTTTTTTTTCCGTTCCATGGCCGATGATCTGCATCAGCACTCCATCGGGGTTATCCTTTCAGGAATGGGTTCAGACGGCTCTTTCGGCCTGCGAGCAATCAAGGAGAAAGGAGGGGCTGCTTTTGTGCAGGATCCTGCATCTGCAAAGTTTGATGGAATGCCAAGAAGCGCAATCGATCAGGGACTTGCCGATGTTATTGCCCCGGCTGAAATGCTTCCGGAAAAAATCATTACCTATCTCAAACATGCACAGATAAACGTCCACCAGACAAACAGCCTTGAAGACTCTTCACTGAGTGCATTGGCAAAGGTCATTATTCTGCTTCGATCACAAACCGGGCATGATTTTTCACTCTATAAAAAAAACACCATCTATCGCCGTATTGAGAGGCGGATGAGCATTCATCAGATTGAAAAAATCTCCTCTTATGTCAAGTATCTCCAGGAGAATCCCCATGAAATCGAGCTGCTTTTCAAGGAACTTCTGATTGGCGTGACAAACTTTTTCCGCGATCCGTCAGCCTGGGAGGTCCTGGAAAAACGGGCAATTCCTTCCCTGATCGCCACCAGGCCATCAGGCGCTCTTTTACGCGCCTGGGTTGCCGGTTGTTCAACCGGTGAAGAGGCCTACACCCTTGCGATTCTCTTCCGGGAGGTTATTGATACCATAAAACCAGCCGGAAATTTCAAACTCCAGATTTTTGCTACCGACCTTGACAAGGATGCTATCGACAAGGCCAGGGCAGGAGTCTACCCGTCAAATATTGTGGCTGACCTTACAGCGGAACGCATCAAGCGCTATTTCGAAAAAGATGACCATGGTTACAAAATCAAGCGGGAGATCCGCGAAACCATTGTGTTTGCTCCCCATAACGTCATAATGGATCCGCCCTTTACCAAGATCGATATTTTTATCTGTCGCAATCTGCTGATATACCTTGAGCAGGAACTCCAGAAAAAGCTCCTGCCGCTCTTTCATTACTGCCTTAACAGTGGCGGCATCCTCTTTCTTGGCAGTGCCGAAACCATAGGGGCCAATAGCGATCTGTTTGAAACTGTTGACGGCAAGGCACGTATATTTCGCCATATTCATCAACACAGGCGAACAGTCCCGATTGATTTCCCCTCATCGTTAAGCCTCTTTCCGCCACCCGCACGCGATATTACTCCTGTGCAACATCTAACAGCAACATCCGAGCTCAATCTGAAGGCAGTAACCGATCAACTGCTCCTTGATAACTACACCCCGGCAGCAGTTCTCACCAATGAAAACGGTGACATTATCTATATCAGCGGCCATACCGGCAAGTACCTTGAACCGGCAGCAGGAAAAGCAAATCTGAATGTCTTTGCCATGGCCAGGGATGGTATCCGTTATGACCTGAATATTCTTTTCGGTCATGCGCTGCATCAAAAAGGAGAGATAACCAAAAAGGGCTTGACTGTCGGAACCAACGGAGGGACACAGATTGTTGATTTGAGTGTACAACTGCTTGAACAACCCGAAACATTGAGCGGGCTTGTCATGATTGTTTTTACCGACAGCACCAAAGCCGTTTCGGGCACAGCATCAGGTGAGGCTTTTGCGGAGTATTCCGAAGACAGCCGGATTGCACTGCTTGAAAATGAACTGCAAGAGGCAAAGGATGAGATTCTGAGCATTCGCGAACAGATGCAAACCTCACAGGAGGAGCTCAAATCAACGAATGAAGAGATGCAATCTGCCAATGAGGAGTTGCAGAGCACAAACGAGGAGCTGAATACTTCCAAGGAGGAGATGCAATCGCTCAACGAGGAGCTGCAGACAGTCAACCATGAACTGCAGTCAAAGGTAAGCGATTTTACGCAGACCAATAATGACATGAAAAACCTCCTCAACAGCACCGATATTGCGACACTCTTTCTCGATGATGAGCTCAACATTCGCCGTTTTACCAACCGTACAGCCACTATAATCAAACTGATTCCTGCTGACATCGGACGTGCCATAACCGATATAGCAACCGACCTGTATTACCCGACGCTGGAGAGCGATGCACGCGAAGTGCTTCATTCTCTTGTGATGAGCGAAAAAAATGTGCCTGCATCCAATGAGCGATGGTTTAAGGTCAAGATCATGCCTTACCGGACACTCGATAATCGCATTGACGGACTGGTGATTACCTTTAACGACATCTCCATCTCCATGAGGCTTGAAGAGCAACTGCAGGAGACAGAGTCGAGTTTTCGTTTTTTGATTGATACCATGCAGGTTGGCGCCCTGATTCATGACGCTCTCGGAACAGTTATCATGATCAATCGTGAGGCCCACCGTATTTTCGGGGTCTCCAATGAAGAGATCAAGGGTAAAGTGCTGGATCAACTGCCCCTTAAATTTGTCCGGAGTGACGGCACCGATTTCCCTCTGGATCAACGCCCGTCACATGTGGCATTGCAGACCGGCAAACCTGTCCGAGATGTTGTTGTGGGCATAATGGGACATAGCGACAACAAATTCAGATGGATCAAGGCGAGTTGCTTTCCCCGCATACGAAAAACAGGTGAAAAACCGGATATGATCTACACCACTTTTCTGGAAATCGCCGAACCGGCAAAACCTGTTACCGAATAA
- a CDS encoding Maf family protein: MYQPRLILASQSPRRKDILSLIQLPFETLAVDTEESLDPSLSIEENVTLIALRKAETAACMIEKTGQRAVILAADTVVAKGNRIYGKPADFDDAFGMLKTLQNRAHRVYTGFVLLSGDRSHTECVTTTVEFEPMSEREITRYLLSLQPYDKAGSYGIQDPLMACHIKRIEGCYYNVVGLPLSRVFKALKAFL, from the coding sequence ATGTATCAACCCCGATTGATCCTTGCGTCGCAGTCTCCGCGTCGCAAGGATATACTCTCGCTGATTCAGCTTCCGTTTGAAACACTCGCGGTTGATACCGAAGAGAGTCTCGATCCCTCACTTTCGATTGAAGAGAACGTCACCTTGATAGCTCTCAGAAAAGCAGAGACCGCTGCTTGCATGATAGAGAAAACCGGGCAAAGAGCAGTGATTCTGGCGGCTGATACCGTAGTGGCCAAGGGTAACCGCATCTATGGTAAACCTGCAGATTTCGATGATGCATTCGGGATGCTTAAAACGCTCCAGAACCGTGCACACCGGGTCTATACCGGCTTCGTTCTGCTTTCGGGCGACAGATCGCACACCGAGTGCGTCACAACTACCGTTGAGTTTGAGCCGATGAGCGAGCGGGAGATCACCCGCTACCTGCTCTCTCTCCAGCCTTACGACAAGGCCGGATCCTATGGCATACAGGATCCCCTGATGGCCTGTCATATAAAACGCATTGAGGGGTGCTACTACAACGTCGTCGGTCTTCCCCTCTCAAGGGTCTTCAAGGCGCTCAAAGCGTTTTTGTAA